A genomic region of Glycine max cultivar Williams 82 chromosome 15, Glycine_max_v4.0, whole genome shotgun sequence contains the following coding sequences:
- the LOC100782323 gene encoding leucine-rich repeat receptor-like protein kinase TDR yields the protein MEIFKCFYIKNLILVTFFMVSSAVLAIDPYSEALLSLKSELVDDDNSLHNWVVPSGGKLTGKSYACSWSGIKCNNDSTIVTSIDLSMKKLGGVVSGKQFIIFTNLTSLNLSHNFFSGQLPAEIFNLTSLTSLDISRNNFSGPFPGGIPRLQNLVVLDAFSNSFSGPLPAEFSQLENLKVLNLAGSYFRGSIPPEYGSFKSLEFLHLAGNSLTGSIPPELGHLKTVTHMEIGYNEYQGFIPPELGNMSQLQYLDIAGANLSGPIPKQLSNLTSLQSIFLFRNQLTGSIPSELSIIEPLTDLDLSDNFLIGSIPESFSELENLRLLSVMYNDMSGTVPESIAKLPSLETLLIWNNRFSGSLPPSLGRNSKLKWVDASTNDLVGSIPPDICASGELFKLILFSNKFTGGLSSISNCSSLVRLRLEDNSFSGEITLKFSHLPDILYVDLSKNNFVGGIPSDISQATQLEYFNVSYNPQLGGIIPSQTWSLPQLQNFSASSCGISSDLPLFESCKSISVIDLDSNSLSGTIPNGVSKCQALEKINLSNNNLTGHIPDELASIPVLGVVDLSNNKFNGPIPAKFGSSSNLQLLNVSFNNISGSIPTAKSFKLMGRSAFVGNSELCGAPLQPCPDSVGILGSKGTWKVTRIVLLSVGLLIVLLGLVFGILYLRRGIKSQWKMASFAGLPQFTANDILTSLSATTKPTDIQSPSVTKTVLPTGITVLVKKIELEARSIKVVSEFIMRLGNARHKNLIRLLGFCHNQHLVYLLYDYLPNGNLAEKMEMKWDWAAKFRTVVGIARGLCFLHHECYPAIPHGDLRPSNIVFDENMEPHLAEFGFKHVSRWSKGSSPTTTKWETEYNEATKEELSMDIYKFGEMILEILTRERLANSGASIHSKPWEVLLREIYNENGASSASSLQEIKLVLEVAMLCTRSRSSDRPSMEDVLKLLSGLKHLEDGRTSKEGQ from the exons ATGGAGATTTTCAAATGCTTCTACATCAAAAATCTTATTCTTGTTACCTTCTTCATGGTATCATCAGCAGTTCTAGCAATTGACCCTTACTCAGAGGCACTTCTCAGCCTAAAATCGGAGCTTGTAGATGATGACAACAGCTTGCACAATTGGGTGGTGCCCTCTGGAGGAAAATTAACTGGGAAATCCTATGCATGTTCTTGGTCCGGCATCAAGTGTAACAATGACTCAACAATTGTAACTTCCATAGACCTTTCCATGAAGAAATTGGGAGGTGTGGTTTCAGGGAAGCAATTCATCATCTTCACAAACCTCACTAGTCTCAACCTGAGCCACAATTTCTTCTCTGGGCAGCTCCCAGCTGAGATTTTCAACCTCACCAGCTTAACAAGCTTGGACATCAGCAGAAACAACTTTTCTGGTCCCTTCCCAGGTGGAATTCCTAGACTCCAAAACTTGGTTGTGCTTGATGCCTTTAGCAACAGTTTTTCTGGGCCATTGCCTGCAGAATTTTCACAGCTTGAAAACCTTAAGGTTCTCAATCTAGCTGGGAGCTACTTCAGAGGTTCAATTCCACCTGAATATGGTTCTTTCAAGAGCCTTGAGTTTCTTCATCTTGCAGGAAATTCTCTAACAGGAAGCATACCTCCAGAACTTGGTCACCTCAAAACAGTGACCCACATGGAGATTGGCTACAACGAATACCAGGGTTTTATTCCTCCTGAATTAGGTAACATGAGTCAGCTTCAGTATCTTGACATTGCAGGAGCAAATCTTTCTGGTCCTATACCGAAGCAACTCTCCAACCTCACCAGTTTGCAATCCATTTTCCTCTTCAGAAACCAGCTCACAGGATCAATACCAAGTGAGCTTAGCATCATAGAACCTCTCACAGATTTAGATCTCTCTGATAACTTCCTTATAGGGTCCATTCCTGAAAGCTTCTCAGAGCTAGAGAACCTGAGGCTGCTCAGTGTCATGTACAATGACATGAGTGGCACTGTTCCTGAAAGCATTGCAAAACTTCCATCCTTGGAAACCCTTCTCATTTGGAACAACCGCTTCTCCGGCTCGCTTCCACCGAGCTTAGGCAGGAACTCCAAACTCAAGTGGGTGGATGCCTCTACAAATGATTTAGTTGGAAGCATACCACCAGACATTTGTGCGAGTGGAGAACTGTTTAAGCTGATCCTGTTTTCAAACAAATTCACAGGTGGCCTTTCATCAATCTCCAATTGTTCTTCCCTCGTTCGCCTTCGCCTCGAAGATAACTCATTCTCAGGAGAAATCACTTTGAAATTCAGCCATCTTCCTGATATCTTATATGTTGATCTGTCCAAGAACAACTTTGTTGGTGGGATTCCCTCAGATATTTCTCAAGCCACCCAACTGGAGTATTTCAATGTCTCTTATAATCCGCAATTAGGAGGCATCATCCCttcccaaacatggtcattgcCCCAACTTCAGAATTTTTCAGCATCTTCTTGTGGTATTTCTAGTGATCTTCCCCTATTTGAATCCTGCAAATCAATTTCAGTTATTGATCTAGATAGCAATAGCTTATCTGGAACCATCCCAAACGGTGTTTCCAAATGTCAAGCTCTTGAGAAAATCAACCTATCCAACAATAATCTGACAGGTCATATACCTGATGAGCTTGCCTCTATTCCTGTTCTTGGTGTAGTGGACCTATCAAACAACAAGTTCAATGGCCCCATACCAGCCAAGTTTGGTAGTTCTTCAAATTTACAACTCCTCAATGTGTCTTTCAACAATATCTCTGGTTCAATACCAACAGCAAAGTCATTCAAATTGATGGGAAGAAGTGCATTTGTTGGAAATTCAGAGCTATGTGGAGCACCATTGCAACCATGTCCTGATTCAGTTGGAATATTGGGAAGCAAAGGCACGTGGAAGGTTACACGTATTGTGCTTCTCTCTGTAGGGTTGTTAATAGTCCTTCTGGGACTTGTTTTTGGAATTCTTTACTTGAGAAGGGGAATCAAAAGTCAATGGAAGATGGCCTCATTCGCTGGTCTACCTCAATTCACAGCAAACGATATTTTGACAAGCCTCAGTGCCACAACAAAACCTACAGATATTCAATCACCATCAGTTACAAAGACTGTTCTGCCTACAGGAATAACAGTTTTGGTCAAGAAGATTGAATTGGAAGCAAGAAGCATAAAGGTTGTGTCAGAATTTATAATGAGGCTAGGAAATGCAAGGCACAAGAACTTAATCAGATTGTTGGGGTTCTGCCACAACCAGCACCTAGTCTATCTTTTGTATGATTACTTGCCCAATGGGAATTTGGCTGAGAAAATGGAAATGAAATGGGATTGGGCAGCAAAATTCAGAACAGTGGTTGGAATTGCAAGGGGACTTTGCTTCCTTCACCATGAATGTTACCCAGCTATACCCCATGGAGACTTGAGGCCTAGCAACATTGTATTCGATGAAAATATGGAACCCCATTTGGCAGAATTTGGGTTCAAACATGTGTCGAGGTGGAGCAAAGGCTCATCACCCACCACAACTAAGTGGGAAACAG AATACAATGAAGCCACAAAAGAGGAACTGAGCATGGATATCTACAAATTTGGGGAGATGATTCTGGAAATTTTAACCAGGGAAAGGTTGGCAAATTCAGGAGCCAGCATACACAGCAAACCATGGGAGGTTCTCTTAAGAGAAATTTACAATGAGAATGGAGCAAGTTCGGCAAGTTCATTGCAAGAGATTAAACTTGTTCTTGAGGTAGCAATGCTTTGCACCCGAAGCAGGTCATCTGACCGGCCATCCATGGAAGATGTTCTTAAGCTTCTGTCAGGGTTAAAACATCTAGAGGATGGCAGAACTTCGAAAGAAGGGCAATAA